A genomic window from Sphingobacterium spiritivorum includes:
- a CDS encoding DUF5017 domain-containing protein, translated as MKKIVYILSLCYILVACEKRENLPVSLSVSTEKVNYKVGDTVRFTLSGNPDQLVFWSGEESHRYIYRDRTRAESEVIQLSFATNRRYGADAQQPGSLRLLATQNFNAVYDATGIKPSDWVDITSAFTLSPIQSNDATYAPSGTVNILALQQTGLTVDVQKPIYFAFKYTGVTGSTQPRWWINAFNINTITSDGQVLTVSGIKEAGWKFVKVLPSSPVTWIFGTDNILKYAGGAAAVGSNQVWAVTAGLNLTSVSPDTGVALKNMATRMDTYSHVYTKPGKYTVTFVAANANIYGQDQVTKDVTINVAE; from the coding sequence ATGAAAAAGATAGTCTATATATTGTCACTATGCTATATTCTGGTAGCATGTGAGAAAAGAGAAAATTTACCGGTATCCTTATCGGTCAGTACAGAAAAAGTAAATTATAAAGTCGGCGATACCGTTCGTTTTACATTAAGCGGTAATCCGGATCAGTTGGTATTCTGGTCAGGAGAGGAAAGTCACCGTTACATCTATCGTGACCGGACACGTGCTGAGAGTGAAGTTATCCAGCTTTCATTTGCGACAAACAGGCGCTATGGGGCAGATGCCCAGCAGCCGGGTTCTTTGCGCTTACTTGCTACTCAGAATTTTAATGCAGTATATGATGCTACAGGCATCAAACCATCCGATTGGGTGGATATTACAAGTGCTTTTACACTCTCACCCATTCAGTCTAATGATGCTACATATGCACCTTCAGGTACAGTCAATATATTGGCCTTACAACAGACAGGTTTGACTGTAGATGTTCAAAAACCGATCTATTTTGCGTTTAAGTATACCGGTGTGACAGGATCTACACAGCCTCGCTGGTGGATCAATGCATTTAATATAAATACTATAACCAGTGACGGACAGGTGCTTACCGTATCCGGAATCAAAGAAGCCGGATGGAAGTTCGTAAAGGTGTTGCCTTCTTCTCCGGTTACCTGGATTTTCGGTACAGATAATATCCTCAAATATGCCGGAGGAGCCGCTGCGGTAGGAAGTAATCAGGTGTGGGCAGTGACCGCAGGTCTGAACCTGACAAGTGTAAGTCCGGATACAGGTGTTGCGCTCAAAAACATGGCCACCCGAATGGATACCTACAGTCATGTCTATACAAAACCGGGTAAATATACTGTAACCTTTGTGGCTGCCAATGCCAATATATACGGACAAGATCAGGTTACTAAAGATGTAACGATTAATGTGGCGGAATAA
- a CDS encoding glycoside hydrolase family 88 protein, with amino-acid sequence MTLLFKVTALSMLAVTLACSSTSGNFVAKDFERAEEQYTVLLNNSKDITIFPRTLDSAGNVKGTDVWDWTGGFFAGSLWNIYEYSKDPKWEATAIKWTEALEEGKFLTQHHDIGFVMYCSYGNAIKNLKDTAKINAYNKILIQSGESALTRFNPKVGLIKSWNSKMSWDKKTLWNYPVIIDNMMNLEMLFYVSKLTGDDKYKKVAISHADQTMKYHFRPDYSTYHVVDYDTTSGKVLHQQTNQGFADNSTWSRGQAWAVYGYTVMYRETKDPKYLTTAEHAADFFLNHANLPEDKIPYWDFNVNQEGYKPDWAYDSKRFDVIRRDASAAAVIASALLELSGYAQEKGKAYLNAAEQILKALSSDEYLAKKGTNGGFLLLHSVGSMPHNSEIDVPLTYADYYFLEALNRYRELKK; translated from the coding sequence ATGACACTATTATTTAAAGTCACAGCGCTGTCTATGTTAGCCGTTACGCTGGCTTGCTCCTCCACTTCAGGCAATTTTGTTGCGAAGGATTTCGAAAGGGCAGAAGAGCAGTACACCGTATTACTCAACAATTCCAAAGATATCACCATTTTTCCGCGGACATTGGATTCTGCAGGCAATGTGAAAGGTACGGATGTGTGGGATTGGACAGGAGGTTTTTTTGCGGGAAGCCTGTGGAATATATACGAATACAGCAAAGATCCCAAATGGGAAGCTACAGCCATAAAATGGACGGAAGCACTGGAAGAAGGGAAATTTCTGACACAGCATCATGATATCGGATTTGTCATGTATTGTTCCTATGGTAACGCTATAAAAAATCTGAAAGACACAGCAAAAATAAATGCATACAATAAGATACTGATCCAGTCCGGTGAATCGGCTCTGACTCGTTTTAACCCAAAGGTAGGGTTGATTAAATCATGGAATTCAAAGATGTCATGGGATAAAAAGACACTTTGGAATTATCCTGTCATCATCGATAATATGATGAATCTAGAAATGCTTTTTTATGTAAGCAAACTGACAGGAGATGATAAATACAAAAAAGTAGCCATCAGCCATGCTGATCAGACAATGAAATACCATTTCCGTCCGGATTACAGCACCTACCATGTGGTTGATTATGATACCACCTCCGGTAAAGTATTACATCAGCAGACCAATCAGGGTTTTGCGGACAATTCTACATGGTCCAGAGGGCAAGCCTGGGCAGTATACGGATATACGGTAATGTACCGGGAGACCAAAGATCCGAAATATCTGACGACAGCAGAGCATGCAGCAGATTTTTTTCTGAATCATGCTAATTTGCCTGAAGATAAAATACCATACTGGGATTTCAATGTGAACCAGGAAGGCTATAAACCTGATTGGGCATATGATTCAAAACGATTTGATGTTATACGCCGTGATGCTTCTGCTGCAGCTGTTATTGCCTCAGCACTACTGGAGCTCAGCGGATACGCACAGGAAAAAGGAAAAGCATACCTGAATGCGGCTGAACAAATTCTTAAGGCCCTTTCTTCAGATGAATATCTGGCCAAAAAGGGTACAAATGGAGGCTTTCTACTCTTGCATTCTGTAGGCAGTATGCCACATAACAGTGAAATCGATGTGCCGTTGACATATGCAGATTATTATTTTCTGGAAGCACTTAACCGCTATCGAGAGCTGAAAAAATAG
- a CDS encoding multicopper oxidase family protein, with the protein MKHQLRLIFISLFALFILMESGAQQVKRYDLYVRDTIVNYAGKNKRAIAVNGQIPMPTLEFTQGDTAEIVVHNELKENTSLHWHGLFLPNKEDGVPYLTQPQIAPGATFTYRFPIIQNGTHWYHSHTGLQEQIGMYGSFIMKKRANDKTFRKGIDDLPAVPLILSEWTNLNPDNVHRMLHNANDWAAIKKGATQSYAEAVKEGKLKIKLKNEWKRMLAMDVSDVYYDKILMNGNPFTDLKSVDGKPLKAGDKVRLRISNGGASSYFWLRYAGGKITVVANDGNDVEPVEVDRLIIAVSETYDVVLTIPEDGIAYEFMATTEDRTNSSSYFIGNGVKQLLSPLPRLKYFEGMKMMNDMMKMNGDLDDMGMQMSLNKMDMNVVMYPEITGSNSKKQDHSKHNMDADPNRYNANALGDIVTLNYSMLSSPYDTRLPKDAPVKELKFVLTGNMNRYVWSMDNKVLSETDKIPVKKGEILRITLYNNSMMRHPMHLHGFDFRVINGKGDKSPLKNVLDIMPMETDTIEFLANEEGDWFFHCHILYHMMSGMNRVFEVGDYQNPILPDKAGAYKMLQKESNMWHFMAQNDFATNGNDGQAMVQNARWSVGTEWRLGYNDMHGYEVETHVGRYIGKMQWLMPFVGFDWRYRKMGKDEHEKNLFGQTNKKDKRGAVSLGFMYTLPMLINFQAEVYHDGIVRLAVMREDIPLSKRLRGDFMYNTDQEYMLGLNYILTKNMSIRTHYDSDMGFGAGLSLNY; encoded by the coding sequence ATGAAACATCAACTAAGATTAATATTTATATCTCTTTTCGCTTTGTTCATTCTGATGGAATCAGGAGCTCAGCAAGTCAAACGCTACGATCTGTATGTAAGAGATACTATCGTAAACTATGCAGGCAAAAACAAGAGGGCTATTGCCGTCAACGGGCAGATACCTATGCCTACATTGGAATTTACTCAAGGTGACACTGCGGAGATTGTGGTTCATAATGAGCTCAAAGAAAATACCTCCTTACACTGGCACGGTTTGTTTCTTCCGAATAAGGAAGATGGCGTACCTTATCTGACTCAACCCCAGATCGCACCCGGAGCTACTTTTACTTACCGGTTTCCCATTATTCAAAACGGTACGCACTGGTATCATTCTCATACGGGGCTACAGGAGCAAATCGGTATGTACGGAAGTTTCATCATGAAGAAAAGAGCAAATGACAAAACGTTCAGAAAAGGTATTGATGACCTACCTGCCGTACCGCTCATACTCAGTGAATGGACTAATCTGAATCCGGATAATGTGCACCGGATGCTGCACAATGCAAACGACTGGGCAGCAATAAAAAAAGGCGCTACACAATCCTATGCTGAAGCTGTCAAAGAAGGAAAGCTCAAAATCAAGCTTAAGAATGAATGGAAGCGAATGCTGGCTATGGATGTCAGTGATGTATATTATGATAAGATCTTAATGAATGGCAATCCATTTACAGACCTCAAAAGCGTAGACGGCAAACCGCTCAAAGCCGGCGATAAAGTAAGGCTTCGTATCTCTAACGGGGGCGCTTCATCTTACTTTTGGCTCCGTTATGCAGGAGGAAAAATAACCGTGGTCGCCAATGACGGTAATGATGTAGAACCTGTAGAAGTAGATCGGCTGATTATAGCTGTATCTGAGACGTACGATGTGGTGCTGACCATCCCGGAAGATGGTATAGCCTATGAATTTATGGCAACGACTGAAGACCGTACCAATTCGTCCAGTTACTTTATCGGTAATGGTGTCAAGCAATTGCTCTCTCCTCTTCCGCGTCTTAAGTATTTTGAAGGCATGAAGATGATGAATGATATGATGAAAATGAATGGCGATCTGGATGATATGGGGATGCAGATGAGTCTCAATAAAATGGATATGAATGTCGTCATGTATCCTGAAATTACGGGAAGCAATTCAAAAAAGCAGGATCATAGCAAACACAATATGGATGCTGATCCAAACCGCTATAATGCAAATGCTTTGGGTGATATCGTGACCCTCAACTATTCCATGTTGTCCTCTCCTTACGACACCAGACTTCCGAAAGATGCTCCCGTTAAAGAATTAAAATTTGTACTGACCGGAAACATGAATCGTTATGTATGGAGTATGGATAACAAAGTCCTTTCGGAAACAGACAAAATACCGGTTAAAAAAGGAGAGATTCTACGCATCACGCTGTACAACAACTCTATGATGCGACACCCTATGCATTTGCACGGATTTGATTTCAGAGTGATCAACGGGAAGGGTGATAAGTCTCCGTTAAAAAATGTACTGGATATTATGCCAATGGAGACCGATACGATTGAATTTCTGGCCAATGAGGAAGGTGACTGGTTTTTTCATTGTCATATCTTATATCACATGATGTCCGGGATGAACAGGGTGTTTGAAGTGGGCGATTATCAAAACCCTATCCTGCCTGACAAGGCCGGCGCTTATAAGATGCTTCAAAAAGAAAGTAATATGTGGCATTTTATGGCGCAGAATGATTTTGCCACAAATGGTAATGACGGTCAGGCGATGGTGCAGAATGCAAGATGGAGTGTCGGAACGGAATGGCGACTGGGTTATAATGACATGCATGGCTATGAAGTAGAGACGCATGTAGGCAGATATATCGGAAAAATGCAGTGGCTGATGCCTTTTGTAGGTTTTGACTGGCGTTACCGTAAAATGGGAAAAGATGAACATGAAAAGAATCTATTCGGACAGACTAATAAGAAAGACAAAAGAGGTGCAGTCAGTTTAGGTTTTATGTACACCCTGCCAATGCTCATTAATTTTCAGGCAGAGGTCTATCACGATGGTATTGTTCGTCTGGCTGTCATGCGCGAGGATATACCGCTTTCAAAAAGATTGCGCGGTGATTTTATGTACAATACAGATCAGGAGTACATGCTTGGGCTTAATTACATCCTGACAAAGAATATGAGTATACGAACCCACTATGACAGTGATATGGGATTCGGCGCCGGTCTGTCGCTCAATTATTAA
- a CDS encoding heme-binding domain-containing protein has product MKTRGIVAGIITGVFVILQFIPATPKNIREDNSFNFTTHFLPPENINSLLKTFCFDCHSNYTEYPWYTTIQPIEYMMSAHITEGKERLNFDELTTYRKRKKLTKFNSVIQVLEDGSMPLTSYSLMHGSLSKDERDELISYFNELIIKEEKL; this is encoded by the coding sequence ATGAAAACAAGAGGAATAGTTGCAGGCATAATTACAGGGGTATTTGTTATTCTCCAGTTTATCCCTGCAACTCCTAAAAATATCCGGGAGGACAACAGTTTTAATTTTACCACGCATTTCTTACCGCCGGAAAACATTAACAGTTTGTTAAAAACCTTTTGTTTTGATTGCCACAGTAATTATACTGAATATCCCTGGTATACAACTATTCAGCCGATAGAGTATATGATGTCTGCGCATATAACAGAAGGAAAAGAAAGGTTAAACTTTGATGAGCTTACCACGTACAGAAAGCGTAAGAAACTAACTAAATTTAACAGTGTAATTCAGGTGCTCGAAGACGGTAGTATGCCGTTGACTTCGTATAGCCTGATGCATGGATCGCTGTCAAAGGATGAACGTGACGAACTGATTTCTTATTTTAATGAATTGATCATAAAAGAAGAAAAACTGTAA
- a CDS encoding DUF3347 domain-containing protein: MKRMIILVLAPLFLMACQSGTTTNKTQSEDSVSSLKDTAEVSDSGNSSPIVTAYLDLGKSLYLQDQDKIIQAANTFAKVLKVQPADNTASQEELKDIQENTTENIQHILDSKDNLIHQREHYEIISQDIYDYIKLVGVQHTLYKFECKLSSKPQIWLSDTREVQNPYLGIEKKVCGTLTETLN; the protein is encoded by the coding sequence ATGAAAAGAATGATCATATTAGTATTGGCTCCGCTATTTTTGATGGCTTGTCAATCCGGAACTACAACAAACAAAACTCAGTCCGAAGATTCAGTTTCATCGTTGAAAGATACAGCAGAGGTTTCCGACTCGGGCAATTCAAGCCCTATCGTTACAGCATATTTAGATTTGGGAAAATCTCTTTATCTGCAGGATCAGGATAAAATAATACAAGCTGCGAATACATTTGCAAAGGTATTGAAAGTACAGCCTGCAGATAACACGGCTTCACAGGAAGAATTGAAAGATATACAGGAAAATACAACTGAAAATATTCAGCATATTCTTGACAGTAAAGACAATCTTATCCATCAAAGAGAACACTATGAAATCATTAGCCAGGACATTTATGACTATATCAAATTAGTGGGTGTACAGCATACCCTTTACAAATTTGAGTGTAAGCTGAGTAGTAAACCTCAGATCTGGTTATCGGATACCAGAGAGGTACAAAATCCATATCTTGGAATAGAGAAAAAGGTCTGCGGAACACTGACGGAAACTTTAAACTAA
- a CDS encoding DUF3347 domain-containing protein, which translates to MKSFKNIFSLILLSGIAATPVLAAAQIKNAKTESIRIEGNSEACKTLIEKAGGKKGEAALDWNTNTKKAALTYNSQKTSKDEVLKRVALAGFDNEMYLAPTDVYQALSPECQYKGSIKTSHQADNGSKETDHSKMDHSTTGDTNGHTAKESKLESLYKNYFTIKDALIKGDSKAVTAGAANLKSGIAAIKMGELQPKEHDVWMMVMKDLEKQTAALQSSKGLEKQRIAFMTLSEHIYKLIKATDPAYTVYYNHCPMFNDSKGANWLSKEKAIQNPYYGSQMLTCGSTKETIK; encoded by the coding sequence ATGAAATCATTCAAAAATATATTTTCACTGATCTTATTATCAGGAATAGCAGCTACACCTGTGCTGGCTGCTGCACAGATCAAAAATGCAAAAACTGAATCCATCCGCATCGAAGGAAATTCAGAAGCTTGTAAAACCCTTATTGAAAAGGCAGGAGGCAAAAAAGGGGAAGCTGCACTCGACTGGAATACAAATACAAAGAAAGCCGCACTCACTTATAACAGTCAGAAAACCTCAAAAGATGAAGTTCTGAAGCGCGTGGCTTTAGCTGGATTCGATAACGAAATGTATCTCGCACCTACTGATGTATATCAGGCGCTCAGTCCTGAATGCCAGTACAAGGGCAGCATCAAAACAAGTCATCAGGCAGACAACGGATCGAAGGAAACAGACCATTCTAAAATGGATCATTCAACCACAGGTGATACCAACGGACATACTGCCAAGGAGTCTAAACTCGAATCTTTGTACAAGAATTACTTTACAATAAAAGATGCCTTGATAAAAGGTGACAGCAAAGCTGTAACAGCAGGTGCTGCAAACTTAAAATCGGGCATTGCAGCAATTAAAATGGGTGAACTGCAGCCAAAAGAACATGATGTATGGATGATGGTGATGAAAGATCTTGAAAAACAGACTGCTGCTCTTCAGTCTTCAAAAGGACTGGAAAAACAACGCATAGCTTTCATGACATTATCAGAGCATATCTATAAACTGATCAAAGCTACTGATCCTGCATATACCGTATACTATAATCATTGTCCGATGTTCAATGACAGCAAAGGAGCCAATTGGTTAAGCAAAGAAAAAGCAATACAGAATCCGTACTATGGATCACAGATGCTGACATGCGGATCAACAAAGGAAACAATTAAATAA
- a CDS encoding HYC_CC_PP family protein — protein MKKIFLLFLSYLYLMSAFGVAIQTHFCKKETVQETSFFTKPIPREEPCAICVSKNKGQTRKKEGCCQHETKVLKLTDEQQKIVKTDLSFKFWNEAILHRFFGAVFESPSVHQTSAFEHYPQPLLSVQVTPLYIYHCVYRI, from the coding sequence ATGAAAAAAATATTTCTGCTTTTTCTTTCTTACCTGTATCTGATGTCAGCCTTTGGTGTGGCTATTCAGACACATTTCTGTAAAAAAGAAACTGTTCAGGAAACGAGTTTTTTCACTAAACCCATTCCCCGGGAAGAGCCTTGTGCGATCTGCGTAAGTAAAAATAAGGGACAGACCAGGAAAAAAGAAGGCTGTTGCCAGCACGAGACAAAAGTACTCAAGTTAACAGATGAGCAGCAGAAAATTGTCAAAACGGATCTGTCTTTCAAATTCTGGAATGAAGCCATTTTGCACCGGTTCTTTGGAGCTGTATTCGAATCCCCTTCAGTTCATCAGACCTCTGCCTTTGAGCACTATCCTCAACCTCTTCTCTCTGTACAGGTAACTCCGCTGTACATTTATCATTGTGTATATCGTATTTAG